TATTAAAATAGACTCCAACCAGCCAGTGTGTGACCTGTGCATCTCATATGGAGTTTCTGGGTTCTATCTCCATAATTATTGAAGGTTAAGTGCAATGAGATGACTATGTTGTGAATATCGCTACAAAAGAAACTGGATTCCATGTGACTGGACATGCATGCATATGACGAGGCAGTAAGGAACACAAAAACTTAATATGAACATAAACGAAAATTATTGCACTCCAAATGTTGAATAGATTTCTACCATTTTGTCTTTCACAGCTCCTTCAAACTTGAGTCCTCGCTGGCAGGAACCCCGCCCATCGATGATCAGCACCACATAGCCGAGAGACGCCAAAGTCGTTAACTGCAAATACTTCACTCCTTTGTAAGCGTTGTTTACCAACTGCACctaggggaaaaaaacaaaacagcgtGCTCTTACCATTTTGTGATCTTGTGACTGATCCCACAACAGATGAATAGACATTACAACCTCAGTACAGTGTGTGGTCACTTGTTCAGCTATCAGGGTTTGTAACTCCCAAAGATTGGAGTTACAAACAAAACCACTCttttaaacataaaacacataATTGTAATATTTCACTGAGCAATGCAACCGATACCTGCAGTCAGTTGAATGATATTAAAATTCCGAGACTCATCTGATATCAAACAAGTGCTGAGAGCAATCACATTACAGATACTCAAATCAGCAACGTCTGCTTAAACAAATTCAAtacaagtaaaaaacaaaaagttaaataCCACACATGAGTTTGTATGAATAATCTAAAAACGGAAGGAAAACTCTTATGTACTGAACTGAACAACTCAGATTCGGTCAATAGAGATGTTGGGAATGAATGTGATTACAAAGCATGAAGGAGTGAACCTGAGGACCACCGTAAACGAAGACCACGGTGGGATGCTTCTTTCCAGGCACCAGATTGTACGGTTTGTACAACATGCCATACAGCTTGAAGCCCGAGGTTCCTGTGAAGCTGAATATCTCCGGATGTGAGACTTCATCCGTTAAATCTGCAATCAAAACAACGAGGTGTTGTCAACAACCAtgtcaaaaacaacagaactgaggaaaaaaaagtatatacatatacatataaatatatatctttTACATCATGttttaaatcaaactgttttttgtgcatttgtaTATATTAGAGcagcagaaactgaaaaatctaaaatcatttggtttttcttgtatttgttctttgctttattttaaaaaagggaaaggACTGACAGCCAGACGACTCCAAAACGCTGGCCCAGAACTCGGGCTGCTTGTGGAGCGGGTCGCTGTCCGAGCCGCTCAGCTTGTAGATGTGAACACAAGGCGAAGTGGACAAGCTGCTGTAATTGCTGATCAACACGTCAAAGGTCTGTATGACAGAAAAGAGACAATCCAGTATTACCGTAAATGGCATTTCCAATGAGTTAAAAAACCCAAGCTTATAATATTTCTATACTTTGTGGTGTGTGATGAGTTATGGGTGATTCAATTCTGGGCCATGAGGGCCAGAGTCCGGCAGGTTTTAGGTTCCTCCAAGTTGCAACACACCTGATTTCAATGAGGACTCATTACTgcactttttggtttttttaaatcaaggtTGGTTGAGACAGCCACATTAGATTTAGTAGATttaggtgtgctgaagcagggggAGAGCTAAAGCCTGCAGATCAGGACTGACTAACCCTGAACACTACTTCATTCGCATGAAATGACCTTCAAACTCTCAGACTGAATTATAACACAGTTGTCCTTCTGTACCTTGATTACAATTTTTCTAGGCTCTTTTATAACGCTATCAAattatgtaataaaaaaaaaattaatcacagACTAAAGATTCAccagtgacttcaaaataagtTGTATCTTTTAATTAAATTACCTGGCctgaacaacagaaacaactaAGGAATGAGTCAAAATTggcatgaaaataaatattggttttacacaatattggtTTTTGGTGCACGGGGAGTCTTCTGTACCTGGCTCAGGGAGCAGTTGTGGGAGAAGCCGGCTTTAGTGAGCCTGACGATTTCACCAGGCGACTCGTAGCTCACCACGTACAGGTGGCGCTCCAGAGGAGAGTCCTTGGTCCCCTGGAAGTAAACCAGCTTGGCTGCTTCATCCACCCAAATCTGAGGACTTGAGGATTGCTGTATGGACATTATGACAAAGACAAGTGGAGATGTTGGGAGATTCAGTTTCAAAATCAGTTAAAAGTCCGTTTCTGTTGTACTTCAGTTACACTGTGCAGAATTCATATCATAATAAATAGCACCAAAGCAATCCTTCACCAGGACAATTTCACAGGAACTTCGATCAATAATTTGaaggctgctgtttttttgtgtgttgatgGTGTTCATTGGTGTTTGGCCTCACTGTAACCTGAGACTGGACGGGGAGACTTTAGAGATGGACAGTACTGTGGTAAGAGCTCACTTGTATAAAATCTAGAttcaaaaatatcacaaaaattttcagtctacaaaaaaaaaaaaaaaaaaagaaaaaaaaaaggcactcaCTGTGGGAACACAGTATCTCTTCATTACTGATCTGAACTTCGATGAAAAAAAATAGTACTGTTATATATGCTCAATTATCATGATCAATTTAttgctcagtgttttcattatGTTGATTTATGAGTTTCTAATCGGTAAAATAATGATCTGGCAGCAGAATATTTAAAGCTTTTACAACACTTGTGGCCGTGTGGGGTTGTTTGGTTGGGGGAGATCACCGGTGCGCTCAATTCATAGATGTCTGTAATCAAACATCACGGTAATTGACCAATAAGTACCTTTGCCCCATTACTGGCCATCACCTCCCACTCGCCACTCGTCAACATCACCTCCTCTTTGACTGAACACCTGAAATCACCTGATAAATGAGTAAAGACGTCAGTGAACATTAAGGAACATTAAGCTTTAATAAAAactcaaacaacacaaaaagtaaAGCTAATCTGAGAAAAAGACTAAGAAACACAAGGGACACCGCAACAACAAATCTTGATTTAGAAACAAATTGTttgtaaaaatgcaaacttagaAGTTCAAATTCGGAAAATTAATATACACatgcaaatatataaataaaaagtttgCTTTAGGTCTGTTAATTTAAGGACTCTAATCTTCTGAACATAAGACGAGACAAAGAGaaccaaaatgacaaaaaattaAATCGTCTTCAAAAAAAACGACATCAATTTAAATGAAGATCAAAGTATAAACAAGCCAGGTATAGAAAGACACAAATCACCATTCTTCGTATATCTGTTAAAAGATGCACAGTACTGGTATGAAAATTAAGTAGACCCCACAAGTTCCTGACACCAGAAAAAAGGTTAATGGTGGTCATCAGTGAAACAAAACTGTGGCAAGAAGGGCTACATGGACCGACCATGATTACCTTGATAATGGTGCATCCAATTCGAATATTTCAACACAGCAAAGACAGGTAAAGgtacatttttttggttttgtttgcacTTAGGTTCTCTTATTTTAAAGGTAGCCGGCCGCTATATTTTTTCCAAACAGTTTTACTGCATGTGCACTAATTTTCATTAGATGCTGATCTCTTGTTCGCCATATATGTGGCCCACTGGTTACAAAATGCCCGATGCCAACAGATATGAAGAATTTCTCTGAAGCATTTATGTGAGAAGACAAATTGAGAGGATTTAGAAATAACGATACTCTGTTGTTGTCAGCACTCAACAAGTTGAGACTACAGGCATGTAGGTGAAAGCTCCATGTGGCAAAGAGACCCTTGAATAGCCTTTAAAGACTTGAAATCACCAGAACTGGTTAGCATCTCTCTTCATGAGTTCAGATGTTGGACAGTTATGTTGATGGACGTAGACCACGCTACCACTTTTAAAAACACTAAGCATGCTTTAACAAATAAAGGTATGAACGATTACAATTGTTGGTGTGGTATTAGGAAACACACCATATTAGAAAACACACTATGTGGCTTGGAGGAAAACAGCATCACTACTTACAACCAGATGCAGAGCAAAGAAGaaatttgagattttttttttcttgccatttTGTTTGCAAGCAGAGGAAGTGacttttaaaattcaaacagCAGCCTGAGTGTTCCACATTACGTtaccttcagtgtgtgtgtagcctTTGGCCCACTGATATCTGCTTCGCTCCAGTGCTGAGGTGATCTTATACAGGTGACAGAAGCCAGTTCTCGTCTCATTTACAATAATGAAGGTCATTTCATCCTCACTGGTTTGGACGAAGGGATGAAAGATGTCATGGacctggagacagacatgaAGTCACACAATTAAAGTTTCAGGAAGTTGCTTTCAAAGAGCACTGTACTGCCAAAAGTAATTGCTCAGCTATCAAAATCACTGAATCCGGCTGATCCAATCAATCACTTCCATGGCCAAAGGTGTATATAAGGAAGTACCTAGGGATGCAGACTATTTCTACAGACATTTGTGAAAAAAGGGGTCGCTCTGAATTCCAGCATGGGACAGTGATAAGATGGCACCTGTGCAGTGAGTCCAGCTGGGAAACATATTACACAATTAACTGACAGTATTACAACAAAGCGGAAGCTATTGATAACACCAACACAAAGTGGTAGactgcaaaaagaaacaaatggcACCTGTCTGACTGCACTGTACCAAGTCTAATGTTTAGTGGAGTGGTGATTATAGTCTGGGTTATTTTTGGGGATTTTGGCTCCGCCCCTTAGTTTCAGTGAAGTCTTCAGCATTCCAAGACATTTTGGACGATTTCATGCTCCAAAGTTTGAAGGGACAGCTTGGAGATCACTCTCATGCATGATTGCACACCAGTGCACAAAGTGAGGTCCATAACGACATGGGAGAGCGAGTTTGGTCTCACAGCGTGGCAGAGAATCTTTGGAATGAATTAGAACGCAGACTGCGAGTCAGTCCTTCTCATCAATGTCTGACCTTACAAATTTCCTTgaggagaaataaaaaattGCCATAAACACCTATAAACCTTTTCAGAAGAGTTGAAGCTGCAAAGCATGGACCGATATTACATTTTATAAGTTAGGAAAGAGATGTCTCTCAAAAACATGTGCATGAGAAGGAATGCAAATCAACACTTTAGGCAATATAGTTTATAATAAAATTAGGACAGGACTGacactgcagctgtttgttgaaAACTTATCCTATGCTGCTCAATGCAGTAAATGATAAATTTTCCAAGTTGGTGATGTTACTCACATTGATCCAAATATCATTGGTTTCTTCATAGATGATGAAGGGCTGGACCGTGTCTCCTAGAGCCTCCAGAGTTGCttgtcttttgtctttgtcCAGGTTTGCAGGGATGAAAAGTGCATGAGGGAGCATGACCAGCTGCAGATGCCGCTGCTGTCGGTCCATCATGAATGCGTATGCACTggcacacagagagaaaagagatgAGCGAGGACTCAATCACTCTTgagttatatatttttttaaatgtattttttgacCTAcgtaaaaaataaagtaacttACTATCGACCATCTTTTGTCCAGCCGACTCTGGTCATGTACTCGACATTGGGAAACAGAGTGGTGAAAGGCACAGGCAGTTCCTTATCCTGTATGCTGACAATCTGTCAAGAAGAAGGAGAACCACACCACAGCAAAAACTACTTCAGTGTGTcgtttacaacagaaaaaacCCAAAGGTGACACTGAATGAGTCCTCACTTTGCCAAGGTTGTCTGTCTTGATTTCTGATATTTTGAGAGTGATGCCTGGATTCGTGCTGCCTGGAAACAAATTGAAGTGAGTTTGGTATCAaattaccagaaaaaaaaaaaaccttaaaccCATTTAGTTAACAGATATAAAATCTAAATCAAATTCAATGACAATTAGGAAGGAGCAACAATGAAAGATAAAAATGTGTACAGTGTACGAAGAGACAAGATGTTTCCCTGCTTTCATACCTGCATGTGGGTATCTGTAGATGTCCGTCTTGCGCTCCTCCAGGGTCGAAGATGGGACGTGGACGATCTCCACCTGAGACTCGTCCACCTGTTCGTACAGAATCTGCAGTGTCTTACCGTCACCATTGTCTGGGTCAAAAAGTAATGACAAGAAAACTCAGTAAATATTGCAATTTCAGCTCAGTAATCCTGAACAAAACCTGGAAAACCCACCACTATTAAAATAACTGGTTACTAAAAATGcaatttcttcaaaaacaattaaaagggtttttttttttaattaaaaaattgctTTGGTAGTTATTCTTTCTGATctactttttctgttttgcactAGCTTTAGCTTTATAACTATCACAAAAACACGTAAACATTTTGCCTCAGCTAATAATTAATATTCAGTTTGTTCTTGCATCATTCAGCCTTTTATGTTGATTGTGATCAAAACAATGATTTGAGGACAAACACTGCaagaatgaaggaaaaataaagattttaaatgactgaCAAAGAGCAAAAGTGGCTTTCAAACGCTTGCTGGCATAAAGACGATCGAGTTGGCTCGAATGATTATTGTCACTTACCTCTCTGGACAGATGACGGCACGTCTTTACACTTCAATATGTCATGAAATTTTAAATTACAGTCCATTTAAATCCTCTTCCAAACAaaggaaatattaaaaagaaaaactgggtAGAGAAAAGCTGCAACTCTTTGCAACTACTAAAGCTCTTTCTGAAGCTTTGATGAAGTTGAATTACTTATTGCTATTAAAACAGAGCAATTGAAAACAGTTCAATatgattaattttattattgttaataaCTGACCATCACAGGCAGCTGGAGACCACCAGTATCCAGTGAAGCGATTAAACTCCTCTTGTGTGACAAAAGTGGCAACACCTGCAGATATGGGATCTTCTTTTGGGTTACCAACacctgcagggggaaaaaaaatataaaaaaggaGACAACAGCACGAGGacaataaagtaaaaatgttgTATAAATGACCCCTGACCTTTATGACAGAAGGtgagcctcctctcctctcccgtGACGATACTGGTCACCCAGATGTCGTTATTGTGGATGAAGCTGATGAAGTTGGGGTCCCCAGGGCAGATTTTGGGGTCCATTCGTGCACCTGAGCACTGGCTCTTAATCTCTATTGGCTTTAGGGGAGAAGTCTGAAAAACATTAGTGGAGTAAAGGtttggagctgcagaaactgtaaCATCTACTCCTGGGATCAGAATATGTCAAAGAACTCGAAACACTGCCAGTCGCTCTTTTAACATGTTTGTACTGGTGTTACGACGCCGCGCGGCGGGCAGACTGGAACTCGGCCGCGGTTGAACTCACAGTAAAGCGGTTGCTGGCGCCGTCACGGCAGTAGTACAGACTGCTGTTGGCCTGAAATAGGAAGAGGCCGCTGCCTCGGTGGTGGTCATACGAGGTGATGCCAAACACCCCCATACGCTTTCTCTctcgcagcagctcctcctccagagagaaGACACCATGGTGAGGGTTGgcctgaggtcagaggtcacagtacACAGAAAGTGTCAAGGCCGGGCCTGACCCACAGGGAGATTTTGTTCAAGCATGAAAACAAGCAAatagtttttaaataaaatgctgcAAGTCGTTACTGAAAGGATCAAATAAGACAGCAAACTGGTTACTACTTCTCTGAGAGTACTGAATGAAATCAGCAGTTAAAAGAAAACGAAGACTCCAACAGCTTAGAGCTCCAAATATTTGCACAGGGGatatatttcacacattttctgatGTACATTGCCATGAAAAAATATTATTGCTTTGGTACAATCTGAGAGCATCGTGTGGGTCGAGTCTCTGCTTACTCTCAGCCATGAAGAGGTCAATTCAGCTCAGTCTACTCAAGCATCAGAACCTTGAGCGTTCTAGAATGTGCCACAGTTTGAAAGCTTTGATACTGTGCTGGGCAAAATCAAAATGATTGATATCTtgatattttcttaaaaatttgattttgaaaaatacaatgtTTATATCAATACAGCATTTTGTGCTAAAATATTAGTTTCAAGTCAACATTTCCCTATTTATTGTCTGCCTGCAGCCTTTCTCAGCATGGCCCCGCCCTTCCCTGATTGCACAGCAGCATAGcgataaacaaaaacaacaaaaagctttaAGAGGAGGTGTCTGGTGATCTTGGGTGATGGGCGCGATCTACCAATTATATTTACCAATATTTACCAATAATTACAAATGATGCAAATCACCCAAAAGGGCTTTGCAGAGGAAATGAGGATTTCACCAATCCAACGCTGAACAGAAAGACACAATCtgcaaacaatgaaaaaacatgTTCCGACCAAATGCGGAGCTGTGCCCCTGACGGGAAAGAGAGCTTCCTCAggttttctgttattgtggtCAAACATATGGTCCGTGGACCAAACCAGGGACACCAGTcaaggttttctgtttgttcaacatgtttcaaatacaaatctgtcattttaaaatgttacaaCACAGAACGAGGCCTGATCATCATTCTCACCTGAAAGTGGGACAGCATTGGTTTCCAACTCAGAGTCAGCAGGGCGTCTTTGCAGATCTTCTTGGGGATGTCTGAGTAGAATAGCATGTTTTCAATGCTGCTGAAAGTCATTCCTGTgagggcgcacacacacacacacacacacacacacacacacacacacgataaagCTAATCTGACATGTCACACTACACATGAGTCAAGGTGCCACCTGTGTTGAGAGTGGTGTACAGGCGAGCTTTGAGGAACAGACTACATTTAATGGCTAACGGTGACGCAGTTCTGCTTTCTGGACTGCAGATGTCAGGGTAGTCCATTGAAGATAATGATCTCAGACTTCAGGAGGTAGTAACAGCTGAAGGCAGCATAGTGGTGAAGGTCAATCGATGACTTTGAGAAAAGCGTTTGATCGTTGTCTGAAAATGGTCTCCTGTCTTGCAGATATCAAACCTTTacataaaaaaagtttttcctaGTTTAATTTTAGTACAAGGGTTTATAGAGGTAATGCGATTTGTGCCCTTCTCACAGTCTTTTTTTATTACAGCTTGTGGAGTTTTATCAGGATGACGAACAAATTACTTCTGTTGCATTCTGGTGCATACGACACCCcccaaaaataaatattagatcattttaagtgttttttccAAGCATGgcaagttttcattttcattgtgcagctttgttttcattatatttggAATAAAACGGATTCCCTCACATTACATTCACTCCAATAAGGTAGATAGCACAATGcgtcttcttctgctcctttaGGAAGTTTTTCATGCAGCAGACATTGACTTCTGCTTTAAAGACAAAGTGCTTCATGTTCAGATCGTTTTAATTTTTGCTTTGTCCACATATGCCGTATTTAGTCCTTGGGTCTGAACAGGGTCTGCATGTATTTTAATATAACAACTTATGAAAAGTGAAGCCAGTTCAAAGGACTCTAAAATGTCTGATTTGACATTCAGCACAGCTGCTCAAAATTCTACGGTATAGATAATCCATTTAATAATTAAAAGCTACATTATTGACTAACGTTCTTGTGGGTTCAGATAGAACCTGTCCTGTCTCTACAGCTCCAAATATGAACAGGACACAGTGATAATGCACCAGTGTTTTTACTCATGTATTAAATCTTCTACACTTGCTACGCCCATATTACGTTCAAGATGCAGGAGTCAGGCCTGGCCGACAGCGGCACACCCACACGCAGTtcaaaagaagatgaaaaatattaaagtgAAGTAATTTTAAAAGCCTTCTGCTGTTTTATAATCATTATTTTCTCTGGAAAATTCAGGTCCCATTTTGATCAAAACCAATTGCAGCAATTACAATACTTGTCTACAAGTGTCTAAATGTGTCTACAAATGaatatacttaaaaaaaaaaaaaaaaagtaaagtgaagctaCAAAGCTGCCACCTGCTGTGTCAGGCTATGCTTGAACCAAGGCATAAATACCGAATAGTCCTGGACTATATATTTATACAGTCTCATCAAGCTTTGGTGGGGGGCCGAATTTGACATAACACTGTTTGCTTGATGCAATGTggtcaacaaaaacacacaagtcaTTTAGAAGAGTTTCTGAGCTCTACAACCACAGACTAAAGCAGGAAGATGTCCACAAGCCATGGTGATGATCCTGGTTGAGTAAGTTTTACACTTtctccaacacacactgacaaacgCCAGCAAAATCAGGAAGTCAGATGAGAATGACACAGATCCAGGCTGGAAACTCTGACTCAACTGCAGCCACAGTGTTCTCACACAGACATGCCACTTTTCAAAAGAGACTGAAAGAGAGTGACTGAATATCcgtaaagcaaataatcacaACCTGCTCAAAGCTTTATAACTAAACTGCTGGTAATTCACTTTagattgttttcatttaaaaacaagatTTGGCAAGGTTGTTTAATCTCAGACTTTGTTTCAAATCACTATATACGACATATTTGTATATAAGACTCAGGTTTGCGTTTTCTCTGCTCACCCAGATAGTAGATGCGGTGAGAGTGCCGACTGGCCTCGTCTTTCTGAACAAACTGGAAGTCATGCGGTGCCTTGAGAGCCACCAGAGAAGCGTTTCTGTGGGTTTTATGGACGATTTTCCGCAGGCCGTCCCACGTGTGCTTTTCCACCTGGAACTGGGTGGAATTCACGTCCTCCATTTCCACCACCTCTGTGCTGTCCGAGAGCTCCTCCACGACCCTCGTGCCAGCTGGGGCCCCTCCGGTGCTGTCAGTGGAAAGACTGAGGGGTGAAAAACTAACGAATCAAAATGTTCCGTTATGAAATatctttaaaagtaaaaaaaaaaaaaaaaagtctttaaatgtTACTTTCTCCAAGCAAAGACAAAGCAACTGTTTCCTAATTCCATGATGGGTCTACTGCTTTGAGACTGAAAAATAACAACCACCACTTGAGAGATCAGAACAAAATTTTTGTACAAAAAAAGACTTTGATgacatttaatctttttttttttatatatatatgttaaatCAGACTTTATTGACCTTTGAAACCTATCCTAACATTTACCTTTTAATAATGGCCTTTACTCTGCTTGTTCATTTTTAAAGAGGATCTATTTTTGTACTTTCAGATGGACACTTCTACAAAAGGTTCTGcataaaataaatgcatcatTTGAGGgtatttaaaaaacacacaaaaaggagacaaaaaattcatttgttcaaaataaatgtcattcTAAGGTAATTATTACTGTCCAAGTTATATTTTTAAGTTTTCCTACCTTTTCTTGCAgtcttctgttttgtcttcgattttcagtctttttcgTCTGCGCACTAAGTACTCAACAAGCCTGAACCAGGCCtcacatcctgcaaaacaacagTTAAAATCTACATCATTTACAGCAATGTTTAAACCAACTGACtgtcaaaaaactaaaaaattaaaacaggaCACTAGCGAGAGGAAAAATTATTTGACACTCTCTGTTAAGCTCTTAACACGACAAACAGAAAAATTGGTTACTGAGGTTTCGGCCTTGGTCCTGGCAGACGTCTCCGTCCTGCTTCATTGAGGAGCTGCTGTTGTCCGGCTGACCGCCGGCTACGCTTCCTGCTGTGTGAAGCTCAGGCTCACAGAGCGAGACTCAGCTGCATGACTGCGACACTTCAACGTCTGTGCCATTACCGTGGCAAATATCGCACTGAtaatccacattttttcactGGAGGTAGAGGCCTCAGCAAACTAAGAAGTCAACAGAAGTTCATTTAAAGTAAACTCAAAAGCAGCTGCCTTCACcacttactttttttcttttgttagaGCTGTCACAGTATAGCTTGCTTTGGTGTCAATACAAAATTTTTGAGTGAGTTTGAATCATAAAAGATATCTTATTCAATCTATGTTTGAGCTGCAAGTCTCAGACTAATGAAAATACGAGTCAGCGAGTTTTACAGTTGTTTAAACAGAGACCAAAAAAattgagcaaaacaaaaaaagaaatgtgcacAGACAATAACAGGTTATTTTTTCTGTAAACAAGTTTGTCAAAAAGACGGGTATATTTTTGAGGTACTGAGTGTAAAGCAGCTTCAATTGTTTTCCATAACTCACACTGCtgtattttcttacattttaacaATTGAATTGctttatttcaaaaacacactttgaccTCACATAAAAACAATTGCAAGgtgaatgaataataaaaataacataatTCAATATCAAAAGTTCAGCTGCATTTTCATTAGAGTACACACATGCTCATCTGTTGGCCCCGTTCCTTAAGATGCAAAAACCTACAGAACAATATTCCTGTTGAGCATCTGAGGAGGATTAGTCTGCATAAAAAACTCCAAAGTCCAACAAACTTTTTGCTTATATTTAACCGTTACCAAATATTCAGGATCATTAATGCAGTCTCTTAATTACTTTTGTCAAAAGCAGTATCATTATTTGTATCCATTTCCCCAgattcatttcaaaacatttctagATCTGTtccacaaactgaaaacatctgTAGCTTTGTTTGAGGCCAAACAAACCTCTGTAtttgaatgatttcattttaaacagtaaataaacgCTGAAAAGAC
The window above is part of the Salarias fasciatus chromosome 23, fSalaFa1.1, whole genome shotgun sequence genome. Proteins encoded here:
- the LOC115382035 gene encoding dipeptidyl peptidase 9-like; the protein is LTPPTSRRDSAPTAARRQQESHLHALRPERERCEAWFRLVEYLVRRRKRLKIEDKTEDCKKSTGGAPAGTRVVEELSDSTEVVEMEDVNSTQFQVEKHTWDGLRKIVHKTHRNASLVALKAPHDFQFVQKDEASRHSHRIYYLGMTFSSIENMLFYSDIPKKICKDALLTLSWKPMLSHFQANPHHGVFSLEEELLRERKRMGVFGITSYDHHRGSGLFLFQANSSLYYCRDGASNRFTTSPLKPIEIKSQCSGARMDPKICPGDPNFISFIHNNDIWVTSIVTGEERRLTFCHKGVGNPKEDPISAGVATFVTQEEFNRFTGYWWSPAACDDNGDGKTLQILYEQVDESQVEIVHVPSSTLEERKTDIYRYPHAGSTNPGITLKISEIKTDNLGKIVSIQDKELPVPFTTLFPNVEYMTRVGWTKDGRYAYAFMMDRQQRHLQLVMLPHALFIPANLDKDKRQATLEALGDTVQPFIIYEETNDIWINVHDIFHPFVQTSEDEMTFIIVNETRTGFCHLYKITSALERSRYQWAKGYTHTEGDFRCSVKEEVMLTSGEWEVMASNGAKQSSSPQIWVDEAAKLVYFQGTKDSPLERHLYVVSYESPGEIVRLTKAGFSHNCSLSQTFDVLISNYSSLSTSPCVHIYKLSGSDSDPLHKQPEFWASVLESSGYLTDEVSHPEIFSFTGTSGFKLYGMLYKPYNLVPGKKHPTVVFVYGGPQVQLVNNAYKGVKYLQLTTLASLGYVVLIIDGRGSCQRGLKFEGAVKDKMGKVEISDQVEGLLYVAEKHHFVDLTRVAIHGWSYGGFLSLMGLIHRPDIFKVAIAGAPVTLWRAYDTGYTERYLDTPEKNQKGYDDCSVALHVDKLPNEPNRLLILHGFLDENVHFFHTNYLVYQLVQAGKPYNLQVYPNERHSIRCPQSGEHYEITVLQFLQDNL